One Scylla paramamosain isolate STU-SP2022 chromosome 7, ASM3559412v1, whole genome shotgun sequence DNA window includes the following coding sequences:
- the LOC135102062 gene encoding multifunctional procollagen lysine hydroxylase and glycosyltransferase LH3-like isoform X1: protein MWYLRLWLLAPVLCYLSTLATCAEDRDLLLITVATNETDGYQRFIRSLRVYGLQVKVLGLGVTWEGGDVQNTVGGGHKINLLKAELYKYKDDENKIIMFTDSYDVIVTGGKNTILEKFDSLDARVVFGAEDFCWPDKSLAENYPRVSFGYKYLNSGGFIGYASDLYGVVSSHDIRNDDDDQLYYSQLYINKELRNKYKMKLDTHARIFQNLNGQFGDVSLKFEDDDVRIQNTVYQTIPVVIHGNGPTKVLLNSLGNYLAKSWTVSEGCLACEENRLEMETVLEEDLPQMLVSVFIEKPVPFLEEMLGKIELLDYPKHKIDLLVHNQAKLHEELTNGWVASVKSLGYRSVKYISVNDNMKEWHARNLAIELCLKNNCDAFFSIDGEVHLDNPKALSLLLSHNRPILAAGMVRDGQAWSTFWGAVNEDGFYARSMDYMDIINNKRSVGEAGRCA from the exons ATGTGGTATTTACGTTTATGGCTGTTAGCCCCGGTGTTGTGTTATCTGAGCACCCTGGCGACCTGTGCTGAGGATAGGG ATTTGCTCCTCATCACTGTGGCCACCAATGAGACCGATGGCTATCAGCGGTTCATACGGTCCCTTAGGGTCTATGGTCTCCAGGTTAAG GTGTTGGGTTTGGGAGTCAcctgggagggaggagatgtCCAGAATACTGTGGGAGGTGGCCACAAGATTAACCTGTTAAAGGCCGAGCTCTACAAGTAcaaagatgatgaaaacaagATCATCATGTTTACTGACAG CTATGATGTGATAGTCACAGGTGGCAAAAACACCATCCTAGAGAAATTTGACTCCCTTGATGCCCGAGTAGTATTTGGTGCTGAAGACTTTTGTTGGCCAGATAAAAGCCTTGCTGAAAATTACCCACGGGTTTCATTTGGTTACAAGTATCTGAATTCTGGAG gtttTATCGGCTATGCCTCAGATCTTTATGGGGTCGTATCATCCCATGATATCAGAAATGATGACGATGACCAGCTGTACTACTCACAATTATACATCAACAAAGAATTGAGGAACAAATATAAAATGAAGCTGGATACTCATGCCAGGATATTCCAGAACTTGAATGGACAGTTTG GTGATGTCTCCCTGAAatttgaagatgatgatgtTAGGATACAGAACACAGTGTATCAGACCATCCCTGTTGTCATTCATGGAAACGGACCCACCAAGGTGTTGCTGAACTCCCTGGGAAACTACCTGGCCAAGTCCTGGACTGTGAGTGAAGGCTGCCTGGCCTGTGAGGAGAACAGGCTGGAGATGGAGACTGTGCTG GAAGAGGATCTTCCCCAAATGCTGGTTAGTGTATTTATTGAAAAACCCGTACCTTTCCTGGAGGAAATGTTGGGGAAAATTGAGCTGCTGGATTATCCAAAACACAAGATAGATCTGCTTGTCCATAACCAG GCAAAATTACATGAAGAGCTGACAAATGGCTGGGTTGCCAGTGTGAAGTCTCTGGGGTACCGCTCTGTCAAGTACATCTCTGTCAATGACAACATGAAAGAGTGGCATGCTCGTAACTTGGCCAT agAACTGTGCTTAAAGAATAACTGTGATGCATTCTTCAGTATTGACGGTGAGGTTCACCTTGATAATCCAAAGGCACTGTCACTTCTGTTGTCACACAACAG ACCTATTCTTGCTGCTGGCATGGTGCGTGATGGCCAGGCTTGGTCAACTTTCTGGGGAGCAGTCAATGAGGATGGGTTCTATGCTCGTTCCATGGACTACATGGACATTATCAACAATAAGAGAAG
- the LOC135102062 gene encoding multifunctional procollagen lysine hydroxylase and glycosyltransferase LH3-like isoform X2, giving the protein MWYLRLWLLAPVLCYLSTLATCAEDRDLLLITVATNETDGYQRFIRSLRVYGLQVKVLGLGVTWEGGDVQNTVGGGHKINLLKAELYKYKDDENKIIMFTDSYDVIVTGGKNTILEKFDSLDARVVFGAEDFCWPDKSLAENYPRVSFGYKYLNSGGFIGYASDLYGVVSSHDIRNDDDDQLYYSQLYINKELRNKYKMKLDTHARIFQNLNGQFGDVSLKFEDDDVRIQNTVYQTIPVVIHGNGPTKVLLNSLGNYLAKSWTVSEGCLACEENRLEMETVLEEDLPQMLVSVFIEKPVPFLEEMLGKIELLDYPKHKIDLLVHNQAKLHEELTNGWVASVKSLGYRSVKYISVNDNMKEWHARNLAIELCLKNNCDAFFSIDGEVHLDNPKALSLLLSHNRPILAAGMVRDGQAWSTFWGAVNEDGFYARSMDYMDIINNKRR; this is encoded by the exons ATGTGGTATTTACGTTTATGGCTGTTAGCCCCGGTGTTGTGTTATCTGAGCACCCTGGCGACCTGTGCTGAGGATAGGG ATTTGCTCCTCATCACTGTGGCCACCAATGAGACCGATGGCTATCAGCGGTTCATACGGTCCCTTAGGGTCTATGGTCTCCAGGTTAAG GTGTTGGGTTTGGGAGTCAcctgggagggaggagatgtCCAGAATACTGTGGGAGGTGGCCACAAGATTAACCTGTTAAAGGCCGAGCTCTACAAGTAcaaagatgatgaaaacaagATCATCATGTTTACTGACAG CTATGATGTGATAGTCACAGGTGGCAAAAACACCATCCTAGAGAAATTTGACTCCCTTGATGCCCGAGTAGTATTTGGTGCTGAAGACTTTTGTTGGCCAGATAAAAGCCTTGCTGAAAATTACCCACGGGTTTCATTTGGTTACAAGTATCTGAATTCTGGAG gtttTATCGGCTATGCCTCAGATCTTTATGGGGTCGTATCATCCCATGATATCAGAAATGATGACGATGACCAGCTGTACTACTCACAATTATACATCAACAAAGAATTGAGGAACAAATATAAAATGAAGCTGGATACTCATGCCAGGATATTCCAGAACTTGAATGGACAGTTTG GTGATGTCTCCCTGAAatttgaagatgatgatgtTAGGATACAGAACACAGTGTATCAGACCATCCCTGTTGTCATTCATGGAAACGGACCCACCAAGGTGTTGCTGAACTCCCTGGGAAACTACCTGGCCAAGTCCTGGACTGTGAGTGAAGGCTGCCTGGCCTGTGAGGAGAACAGGCTGGAGATGGAGACTGTGCTG GAAGAGGATCTTCCCCAAATGCTGGTTAGTGTATTTATTGAAAAACCCGTACCTTTCCTGGAGGAAATGTTGGGGAAAATTGAGCTGCTGGATTATCCAAAACACAAGATAGATCTGCTTGTCCATAACCAG GCAAAATTACATGAAGAGCTGACAAATGGCTGGGTTGCCAGTGTGAAGTCTCTGGGGTACCGCTCTGTCAAGTACATCTCTGTCAATGACAACATGAAAGAGTGGCATGCTCGTAACTTGGCCAT agAACTGTGCTTAAAGAATAACTGTGATGCATTCTTCAGTATTGACGGTGAGGTTCACCTTGATAATCCAAAGGCACTGTCACTTCTGTTGTCACACAACAG ACCTATTCTTGCTGCTGGCATGGTGCGTGATGGCCAGGCTTGGTCAACTTTCTGGGGAGCAGTCAATGAGGATGGGTTCTATGCTCGTTCCATGGACTACATGGACATTATCAACAATAAGAGAAG